A window of the Candidatus Woesearchaeota archaeon genome harbors these coding sequences:
- a CDS encoding SDR family oxidoreductase: protein MLHSRRRKNSNRTQQRLSNQTKTSNKRKKIKTKKTLLENIPINRLGKPEDIARAAVFLASERSKYITGHNLVVDGGWLCH from the coding sequence ATTCTACACAGTAGAAGACGTAAAAATAGTAACCGAACACAACAACGACTCAGCAATCAAACAAAAACCAGTAATAAGCGTAAGAAAATAAAAACAAAAAAAACATTACTAGAAAACATACCAATAAACAGATTAGGCAAACCAGAAGACATCGCGAGAGCAGCAGTTTTCTTAGCATCCGAAAGATCAAAGTATATCACGGGACACAACTTAGTAGTAGACGGAGGATGGCTCTGCCACTAA
- a CDS encoding SDR family oxidoreductase, with the protein MALPLKKMKLRGKIAIITGAGNGIGKATAIEFAREHAKLILLDINAKTTKEVAEQIKQQGGEAEYMKCDVTKKEQVKKCINKIIKKYERIDILVSNAGIFTQKPIHEMTEKEWNNIIDVNLKGAFLTIRSVAEHMKKNKKGKIITISSIAGKKGMINTSAFSAANGGIINLVKELTLELSPYKINVNSISPGIIATEMLTELMDDLEKRKEMLSNIPMKRIGTPEEVADAVVFLASTDSDFITGHNLVIDGGWTTH; encoded by the coding sequence ATGGCTCTGCCACTAAAAAAAATGAAACTAAGAGGAAAAATCGCGATAATAACAGGCGCGGGAAACGGGATAGGAAAAGCAACCGCGATAGAATTCGCAAGGGAACACGCAAAACTAATATTATTAGATATAAATGCTAAAACAACTAAGGAAGTCGCAGAACAAATAAAACAACAAGGCGGAGAAGCCGAATACATGAAGTGCGACGTAACCAAGAAAGAACAAGTAAAAAAGTGCATCAATAAAATAATAAAAAAATACGAAAGAATAGATATACTAGTAAGCAACGCAGGAATATTCACGCAGAAACCAATACATGAGATGACAGAAAAAGAATGGAACAACATAATAGATGTGAACTTAAAAGGAGCATTCCTAACAATAAGAAGCGTCGCTGAACACATGAAGAAAAACAAGAAAGGAAAAATCATAACGATATCATCCATCGCGGGAAAAAAAGGAATGATAAACACTTCCGCTTTCTCAGCCGCGAACGGAGGCATCATAAACCTAGTAAAAGAACTAACACTAGAATTGTCACCCTACAAAATAAATGTTAATTCAATATCACCAGGAATCATAGCGACAGAGATGCTAACAGAACTCATGGATGACTTAGAAAAAAGAAAAGAAATGCTATCAAACATACCAATGAAGAGAATAGGAACACCCGAAGAAGTAGCAGACGCAGTAGTATTCTTAGCTTCAACAGATTCAGACTTCATAACAGGACACAACTTAGTCATAGACGGCGGATGGACAACTCATTAA
- a CDS encoding ATP-dependent DNA ligase, whose protein sequence is MKFVLLASAYESLGAESKRLKKTKIICDLLRNADSEDLGRLILLLQGKVFNTAEKQDLGIASKIVIKAMSSVFGSSTDNIENLWRNKGDLGVVAQDLASKKKQNVLFKEELFVEEVFSSFRKLASLEGTGSVDNKIKIISRLLSLAEPLEAKFVVRIALQDLRVGVAEGTLRDAIAWAFLSEAEPNYDDGSINPENREKYNEVVDLLQSVIDKTNDFEIAALTAKKGLSALKEIRLVVGKPLKVMLAQKAPTIKDAFKSVGVPAILEYKYDGFRMQIHKNGEVKIFTRRLEDVTAQFPEVKEYVEHNVEADSFILDCEAVGYNPETNKYTSFQNISQRIKRKYNIEELAKKLPIELNVFDVLYLNGEDLLNKPFSERRKIIESLIKEVPKKIVLSKKLITSDEDEANKFFEESVALGNEGLMFKNLEGTYKPGARVGSMVKFKSSMDALDLVIVGAEWGEGKRSGWLTSFTLACVSDSDFLELGKVGTGLKEKPEEGLSFQELTDLLKPLIVEEKGRDVKVKPEVVVSVLFEEIQKSPSYAAGFALRFPRIVALRSDRKPDDVLDVEHLEDLYYEQKKS, encoded by the coding sequence ATGAAATTCGTTTTGTTAGCTTCTGCTTATGAATCACTTGGGGCTGAGTCTAAGCGTTTGAAGAAAACTAAGATTATTTGTGATTTGTTAAGAAACGCTGACTCTGAGGATTTAGGTAGGTTAATCTTGTTGCTTCAGGGTAAGGTTTTTAATACTGCTGAGAAGCAGGACTTGGGGATTGCTTCTAAAATAGTGATTAAGGCGATGAGTTCTGTTTTTGGTTCTTCTACTGATAATATAGAGAATCTTTGGAGGAACAAGGGTGATTTAGGCGTTGTTGCGCAGGACTTAGCTTCGAAGAAAAAACAAAACGTTTTGTTTAAAGAAGAATTATTTGTTGAAGAAGTTTTTTCTAGTTTTAGGAAGCTCGCGTCTCTTGAGGGTACGGGTAGTGTTGATAATAAAATAAAAATTATTTCTCGTCTCTTATCCTTGGCTGAGCCTTTGGAGGCTAAATTCGTTGTTAGGATTGCTCTTCAAGACTTAAGGGTTGGCGTGGCTGAAGGTACTCTTCGTGACGCGATTGCTTGGGCTTTCTTATCGGAGGCTGAGCCTAATTATGATGATGGTTCGATTAATCCTGAGAACAGAGAAAAGTATAATGAAGTCGTGGATTTGTTGCAATCCGTTATTGATAAAACTAATGATTTTGAGATCGCGGCGCTCACTGCTAAAAAAGGTCTTAGTGCTTTGAAAGAAATAAGATTAGTTGTGGGCAAACCTTTAAAAGTTATGCTTGCTCAAAAAGCGCCTACGATTAAGGATGCTTTCAAATCCGTTGGTGTTCCTGCTATCTTGGAGTATAAGTATGATGGTTTCAGGATGCAGATTCATAAAAACGGCGAGGTTAAAATATTTACGCGGAGACTTGAGGATGTGACTGCTCAATTCCCTGAAGTCAAAGAATATGTTGAGCACAACGTGGAAGCGGATTCTTTTATTCTTGATTGTGAAGCCGTAGGTTATAATCCTGAGACTAATAAGTATACTTCTTTTCAGAACATCTCGCAGAGGATTAAAAGAAAGTATAACATCGAGGAATTAGCGAAGAAATTACCGATTGAACTTAATGTCTTTGACGTATTATACTTAAATGGTGAGGACTTGTTAAACAAGCCGTTTAGTGAGCGTAGAAAAATAATTGAGTCTTTAATCAAAGAGGTTCCTAAGAAAATTGTTTTATCTAAAAAATTAATTACGAGTGATGAAGACGAAGCGAACAAATTCTTTGAGGAATCTGTTGCTCTTGGTAATGAAGGCTTAATGTTCAAAAACCTTGAAGGAACGTATAAACCTGGTGCGAGGGTTGGCTCCATGGTTAAATTTAAATCCTCGATGGATGCTCTTGACTTAGTAATTGTGGGTGCTGAGTGGGGTGAGGGTAAGCGTAGTGGTTGGCTTACTAGTTTTACTTTGGCTTGCGTGTCTGATTCTGATTTTCTTGAGCTTGGCAAAGTTGGTACTGGTTTGAAAGAAAAGCCTGAGGAAGGTCTTTCGTTTCAAGAATTAACTGATTTATTAAAGCCTTTAATAGTAGAGGAGAAAGGTAGAGATGTTAAGGTTAAGCCCGAAGTCGTTGTTAGTGTTTTATTTGAGGAAATTCAGAAGAGTCCTAGTTACGCCGCGGGTTTTGCTCTTCGTTTTCCTAGGATTGTTGCTTTAAGGTCTGATAGGAAGCCTGATGATGTCTTGGATGTTGAGCACTTAGAAGATTTGTATTACGAGCAGAAGAAGTCTTAG
- a CDS encoding AAA family ATPase — protein sequence MPDIIIIRGPLGIGKSTISKKLAEDLDAEYFSVDEILAKNELDVIDFEIGCIPEHNFLKINELIYPDILKNLNKKKSVVIDGNFYHKTVLEDLLTKFNKHKVFVFTLKAKKDVCIKRDAERKKSYGIIATTAVHDLVSKFDYGTLILNEDDAVEEKIKLIKSELARLNTKDA from the coding sequence ATGCCTGATATTATAATTATAAGAGGTCCTTTAGGAATAGGAAAATCTACTATATCTAAAAAATTAGCAGAAGATTTAGATGCTGAATACTTCTCGGTTGATGAAATTCTTGCAAAAAACGAGTTAGATGTTATAGATTTTGAAATTGGGTGTATTCCTGAACATAATTTTCTTAAAATAAATGAACTTATTTATCCAGATATATTGAAAAACTTAAATAAAAAAAAGTCAGTTGTAATTGATGGAAATTTTTATCATAAAACAGTATTAGAAGATCTCTTAACAAAATTCAACAAACACAAAGTCTTTGTATTCACGCTAAAAGCAAAAAAAGATGTATGTATAAAAAGAGATGCTGAAAGAAAAAAATCATATGGAATTATTGCTACGACTGCGGTGCATGATTTAGTTTCAAAATTTGACTACGGTACACTTATTCTAAATGAAGATGATGCTGTTGAAGAAAAAATAAAACTAATAAAATCAGAATTAGCGCGATTAAACACAAAGGATGCATAG